The following proteins are encoded in a genomic region of Planctomycetota bacterium:
- a CDS encoding nucleotide exchange factor GrpE — translation MTEPNELPQEQDLDVDEAVEGDAVDAGSVDEAEALREENRQLFEKLARQQADYQNAQRRLTKDADQRLKVAAGHLMRELLPVVDNLERALDVSDTADVQSVLGGVRGTLSQFLEVLKNNGVAPIEPADGDEFDANRHEALMQEPREDAPEAPVVTKLLQKGYDFDGRVIRPAQVAVSRPG, via the coding sequence ATGACCGAACCGAACGAGCTGCCTCAGGAGCAAGACCTCGACGTCGACGAAGCCGTCGAGGGCGACGCCGTCGATGCCGGATCAGTCGACGAGGCCGAGGCGCTGCGCGAGGAGAATCGCCAGCTTTTCGAGAAGCTCGCCCGCCAGCAGGCCGACTACCAGAACGCCCAGCGTCGCCTGACCAAGGACGCCGACCAGCGGCTGAAGGTCGCCGCCGGGCATCTGATGCGGGAGCTGCTGCCGGTCGTCGACAACCTCGAGCGTGCACTGGACGTTTCCGACACGGCCGACGTGCAGAGCGTGCTGGGCGGCGTGCGTGGGACGCTCAGCCAGTTCCTGGAAGTCCTAAAGAACAACGGCGTTGCTCCGATCGAGCCCGCCGACGGCGACGAGTTCGACGCGAACCGGCATGAGGCTTTGATGCAGGAGCCACGCGAAGACGCACCCGAGGCACCGGTCGTGACCAAGCTGCTGCAAAAGGGCTACGACTTCGACGGCCGCGTCATCCGTCCGGCGCAGGTCGCGGTGAGCCGGCCGGGCTGA
- the dnaJ gene encoding molecular chaperone DnaJ, translating to MPSATSTKRDYYEVLGVERSATVVEIKKSYRKLAMKFHPDRNGGDPEADTKFRECAEAYEVLSDDEKRARYDQFGHDGVQGAAHDFRHADVGDIFSMFQDIFGPGFGGMGGGRGRRAGPRPGADLETQVELTLEEVAAGAEKTLEFDRLDRCETCDGRGLKKGATPKPCATCNGQGRIAQQGLGGMFRMVTACPTCRGTGVLPRPEDLCPTCEGTGRVQVKRTVQVRIPAGVHEGQAVRLTGEGEPAPTADGQPGDLICYVAVRDHAVFSRHDRDLVCQVPVSFTTAALGGSIDVPTLAKPDDSANIGQESLDIRAGTQHGEVFKLRGQGLPDVRGLRRGDLMVQVLVEIPKKLSQEQQDLLRQFAETEDDHHHHSAMPQRKGFLDKLKSMLAGD from the coding sequence ATGCCCTCCGCCACCAGCACCAAACGCGACTACTACGAAGTCCTCGGCGTCGAGCGGTCGGCGACCGTGGTCGAGATCAAGAAGTCGTACCGAAAGCTGGCGATGAAGTTCCACCCGGACCGCAACGGCGGCGATCCGGAGGCGGACACGAAGTTCCGCGAGTGTGCTGAGGCGTACGAAGTCCTCAGCGACGACGAGAAGCGCGCACGCTACGACCAATTCGGGCATGACGGCGTGCAGGGTGCCGCCCACGACTTCAGGCACGCAGACGTCGGCGACATCTTCTCGATGTTCCAAGACATCTTCGGCCCGGGCTTCGGCGGAATGGGTGGCGGACGCGGGCGTCGCGCCGGGCCTCGGCCGGGTGCGGATTTGGAGACACAGGTCGAGCTCACGCTCGAAGAGGTCGCCGCCGGAGCGGAGAAGACGCTGGAGTTCGATCGCCTCGACCGCTGCGAGACCTGCGACGGTCGCGGCCTGAAGAAGGGTGCAACGCCCAAGCCTTGTGCGACCTGCAACGGGCAGGGTCGGATCGCCCAGCAGGGATTGGGCGGCATGTTCCGCATGGTGACGGCCTGCCCGACGTGCCGCGGAACCGGCGTGCTTCCCAGGCCCGAAGACCTTTGCCCGACGTGTGAAGGGACTGGGCGCGTGCAGGTGAAGCGAACGGTTCAGGTCCGCATCCCCGCGGGCGTGCACGAAGGTCAAGCTGTCCGCCTCACCGGTGAAGGCGAGCCTGCTCCGACAGCCGACGGCCAGCCCGGTGATCTCATCTGCTACGTCGCCGTTCGAGACCACGCGGTCTTCAGTCGGCACGACCGCGACCTGGTCTGCCAGGTGCCTGTCAGCTTCACGACGGCGGCGCTGGGCGGGTCGATTGACGTGCCGACGCTCGCGAAGCCCGATGACAGTGCCAACATCGGCCAGGAATCGCTGGACATCCGCGCGGGAACGCAGCACGGCGAGGTCTTCAAGCTCCGTGGACAAGGCCTGCCCGACGTTCGCGGACTCCGGCGTGGCGACCTGATGGTTCAGGTGCTCGTCGAGATTCCCAAGAAGCTCTCGCAAGAGCAGCAGGACCTCCTACGCCAGTTTGCCGAGACGGAAGACGATCACCATCACCACTCGGCGATGCCGCAGCGCAAGGGCTTTCTCGACAAGCTCAAGTCGATGCTCGCCGGCGACTGA
- a CDS encoding type II toxin-antitoxin system PemK/MazF family toxin → MIDPKRGDVWLGDFPDYGTRPAIIVTRNQAIAKLTNVTLVVTTTRIRGWETEVVLSPERHGLRKTSVASCDNVLTVKKSYLIRRMGELDLDTMNAIDDAIKIALDLP, encoded by the coding sequence ATGATTGATCCGAAACGCGGCGATGTCTGGCTCGGTGACTTTCCTGATTACGGCACACGTCCGGCCATCATCGTGACGCGGAATCAGGCGATCGCGAAGCTGACCAACGTCACACTCGTCGTCACGACCACGAGGATTCGCGGCTGGGAGACGGAAGTCGTGCTATCACCAGAGCGACACGGGCTTCGCAAGACGAGCGTCGCGAGTTGCGACAACGTTCTGACGGTTAAGAAGAGCTACCTGATCCGCCGGATGGGCGAGCTTGATCTTGACACCATGAACGCCATCGACGACGCGATCAAGATCGCGCTCGACCTCCCCTAG
- the groES gene encoding co-chaperone GroES: MPILNPLNDRVVVRQLEAEETTASGIVLPDAAKEKPTRGKIVAVGPGKLGDNGKRTPLAVSTGETVVYGKYSGTEVEIDHEKFVLLRESDLLGVLE; this comes from the coding sequence ATGCCCATTTTGAACCCACTTAACGATCGCGTTGTCGTCCGCCAGCTCGAGGCCGAGGAAACCACGGCCAGCGGCATCGTCCTTCCCGATGCAGCCAAGGAGAAGCCCACCCGCGGCAAAATCGTCGCAGTTGGCCCGGGCAAGCTCGGCGACAACGGCAAGCGGACGCCGTTGGCCGTCAGCACCGGCGAGACCGTCGTCTACGGCAAGTACTCCGGCACCGAGGTCGAGATCGACCACGAGAAGTTCGTCCTGCTCCGCGAGAGCGACCTGCTGGGCGTGCTCGAGTAG